From the Desulfovibrio sp. JY genome, one window contains:
- the sfsA gene encoding DNA/RNA nuclease SfsA has product MAARSDSGVILPFPGELVMARFVRRYKRFLIDAVIENRPVTAHANNTGSMLGLLRPGCTLGLSVSDNPKRKLAHTLEMTRVPDFRGDFWVGVNTLTPNRLFRRAFCAGAFPELAGYDAIRPEPAFAHGRLDFALTGPAGTCFVECKNVTMVEDNAAAFPDAATERGCKHLVELTRLAREGTCLAALFFCVQRPDGDCFAPAAMVDPQYAALFTDALAAGVLMLPYRADVSTSGITLGARLPLACRY; this is encoded by the coding sequence ATGGCTGCGCGATCGGATTCCGGCGTGATCCTCCCTTTCCCCGGCGAACTGGTCATGGCCCGGTTCGTACGCCGCTACAAGCGGTTTTTGATCGACGCCGTGATCGAAAACCGCCCTGTCACTGCCCATGCCAACAATACCGGCTCCATGCTCGGGCTCCTGCGCCCGGGATGCACCCTGGGGCTTTCCGTGTCGGATAACCCCAAACGCAAGCTGGCCCACACCCTGGAGATGACGCGCGTGCCGGATTTCCGGGGCGACTTCTGGGTCGGGGTCAATACGCTGACCCCCAACCGGCTTTTCCGGCGTGCCTTTTGCGCCGGGGCCTTTCCCGAGCTGGCCGGCTACGACGCCATCCGCCCGGAACCGGCCTTTGCCCACGGCCGGCTGGATTTTGCCCTGACCGGCCCGGCCGGGACCTGCTTCGTGGAGTGCAAGAACGTCACCATGGTCGAGGACAATGCCGCCGCCTTCCCCGACGCGGCAACCGAGCGGGGGTGCAAGCACTTGGTGGAACTGACGCGGCTCGCCCGGGAAGGAACGTGCCTGGCCGCGCTCTTTTTCTGCGTCCAGCGCCCGGACGGGGACTGCTTCGCCCCGGCGGCCATGGTCGACCCGCAGTACGCCGCGCTTTTCACCGACGCCCTGGCCGCCGGCGTGCTGATGCTGCCCTACCGGGCCGACGTCTCGACGTCCGGCATCACCCTCGGGGCTCGCCTGCCCCTGGCCTGCCGGTATTGA
- the lon gene encoding endopeptidase La produces MDNEFDPTKTVATPTPGEGDAPDGSEAPVASESEEKNLPDIPAELPVLPVRDIVVFNYMILPLFVGRDKSIQAVDAAINGSRYILILTQKDEKVDEPGADDLYRVGTVGMIMRMLKMPDGRLKVLVQGLTRAKVTEFVSSDPYHLAKIEVLGERDTKEVTLEQEAMMRAAREQSEKILSLRGMPTADIMAVLNSVNEPGRLADLVASNLRMRVEEAQRLLECEDPIERLRLVNEQLVKEAEVAAMQAKIQNMAKEGMDKAQKDFFLREQMKAIRRELGEAGEESDELEELKTALDKAGMPKEVKKEADKQFKRLASMHPDSSESGVIRTYLDWLVDLPWKKMSKDRLDIKEAKHILDEDHFDLEKVKERILEYLSVRKLNPGMKGPILCFVGPPGVGKTSLGRSIARALGRKFVRMSLGGMRDEAEIRGHRRTYIGSMPGRVVQSIKQAGTRNPVIMLDEIDKVGSDFRGDPSSALLEVLDPEQNNTFQDHYLNVPFDLSKVMFICTANILDTIPGPLLDRMELIQLPGYTEQEKVKIARRYILPRQIKENGLEPGDMTISDKVVARVIRDYTREAGLRNLEREIGSVARKLARKKAEGENPPFRVTLTSLEKLLGPARFMDDEREMELPPGVAVGLAWTPVGGAILHIEAATLPGKGALQLTGKLGDVMKESAQAALTYAKSKAKDLGIDPELFEKNDIHIHVPAGATPKDGPSAGVTLVTALISALTNTPVCNDVAMTGEITLRGRVLPVGGIKEKVLAAVAAGMKRVILPAQNMKDLRDIPRDLRSKIKVLPVERIDEVWPLACAVEAPDAEAKEDAAK; encoded by the coding sequence ATGGACAACGAATTCGATCCGACCAAGACCGTCGCCACCCCGACGCCGGGCGAAGGCGACGCGCCCGACGGCAGCGAAGCTCCGGTCGCCAGCGAGTCCGAGGAGAAGAACCTGCCCGACATCCCGGCCGAACTGCCGGTTTTGCCCGTGCGCGACATCGTGGTCTTCAACTACATGATCCTGCCGCTGTTCGTCGGCCGGGACAAGTCCATCCAGGCCGTGGACGCGGCCATAAACGGCTCCCGCTACATCCTCATCCTGACCCAGAAGGACGAAAAGGTGGACGAGCCGGGGGCCGACGACCTCTACCGCGTGGGCACGGTGGGCATGATCATGCGCATGCTCAAGATGCCCGACGGCCGGCTCAAGGTGCTGGTCCAGGGGCTGACCCGGGCCAAGGTGACGGAATTCGTCTCCTCGGACCCCTACCACCTGGCCAAGATCGAGGTGCTCGGCGAACGCGACACCAAGGAAGTGACCCTGGAGCAGGAGGCCATGATGCGGGCCGCCAGGGAGCAAAGCGAAAAGATCCTGTCGCTTCGCGGCATGCCCACGGCCGACATCATGGCCGTGCTCAACAGCGTCAACGAGCCCGGCCGGCTGGCCGACCTCGTGGCCTCCAACCTGCGCATGCGGGTGGAGGAGGCCCAGCGCCTGCTCGAATGCGAGGACCCCATCGAACGCCTGCGGCTGGTCAACGAGCAGCTGGTCAAGGAGGCCGAGGTGGCGGCCATGCAGGCCAAGATCCAGAACATGGCCAAGGAAGGCATGGACAAGGCCCAGAAGGACTTCTTCCTGCGCGAGCAGATGAAAGCCATCCGCCGCGAACTCGGCGAGGCCGGCGAGGAGTCCGACGAGCTCGAGGAGCTCAAAACCGCCCTGGACAAGGCCGGCATGCCCAAGGAGGTGAAAAAGGAGGCGGACAAGCAGTTCAAGCGGCTCGCCTCCATGCACCCCGATTCCTCCGAGTCCGGGGTCATCCGCACCTACCTCGACTGGCTGGTGGACCTGCCCTGGAAGAAGATGTCCAAGGACCGCCTCGACATCAAGGAAGCCAAGCACATCCTGGACGAGGACCACTTCGACCTGGAAAAGGTCAAGGAGCGCATCCTGGAGTACCTGTCCGTGCGCAAGCTCAACCCGGGCATGAAGGGCCCCATCCTGTGCTTCGTCGGCCCCCCGGGCGTCGGCAAGACCTCCCTTGGCCGGTCCATCGCCCGGGCGCTCGGGCGCAAGTTCGTGCGCATGTCCCTTGGCGGCATGCGCGACGAGGCCGAGATTCGCGGCCACCGGCGCACCTATATCGGCTCCATGCCGGGCCGCGTGGTCCAGAGCATCAAGCAGGCCGGCACGCGAAACCCGGTCATCATGCTCGACGAAATCGACAAGGTGGGTTCCGATTTCCGGGGCGATCCCTCCTCGGCGCTTTTGGAGGTGCTGGACCCGGAACAGAACAACACCTTCCAGGACCATTACTTGAACGTCCCCTTCGACCTGTCCAAGGTGATGTTCATCTGCACGGCCAATATCCTGGACACCATCCCGGGACCGCTACTCGACCGCATGGAGCTGATCCAGCTGCCGGGCTACACCGAACAGGAGAAGGTCAAGATCGCCAGGCGTTACATCCTGCCGCGCCAGATCAAGGAAAACGGCCTGGAGCCGGGCGACATGACCATCTCGGACAAGGTGGTGGCGCGGGTCATCCGCGACTACACCCGCGAGGCGGGACTGCGAAACCTCGAACGCGAGATCGGGTCCGTGGCCCGAAAGCTCGCCCGCAAAAAGGCCGAAGGCGAAAACCCGCCCTTCCGGGTGACGCTCACCTCGCTGGAGAAGCTGCTCGGCCCGGCGCGGTTCATGGACGACGAACGCGAGATGGAGCTGCCGCCGGGCGTGGCCGTTGGGCTCGCCTGGACGCCGGTCGGCGGAGCGATCCTGCACATCGAGGCGGCGACGCTGCCCGGCAAGGGCGCGTTGCAGCTCACGGGCAAGCTCGGCGACGTGATGAAGGAATCGGCCCAGGCGGCGCTGACCTACGCCAAGTCCAAGGCCAAGGACCTGGGCATCGATCCCGAGCTATTCGAGAAAAACGACATCCACATCCACGTCCCGGCCGGGGCCACGCCGAAGGACGGCCCGTCCGCCGGCGTCACGCTGGTGACGGCGCTGATCTCGGCGCTCACCAACACGCCGGTCTGCAACGACGTGGCCATGACCGGCGAGATCACGCTACGCGGCCGGGTGCTGCCGGTCGGCGGCATCAAGGAGAAGGTCCTGGCGGCGGTCGCCGCCGGCATGAAGCGGGTCATTTTGCCGGCCCAGAACATGAAGGACCTGCGCGACATCCCGCGCGACCTGCGCAGCAAGATCAAGGTCCTCCCGGTGGAGCGCATCGACGAGGTCTGGCCGCTGGCCTGCGCCGTCGAGGCGCCGGATGCGGAGGCGAAAGAAGATGCCGCCAAGTAA
- the radC gene encoding DNA repair protein RadC has product MLTKKETPHYLGHRRRLKDRLVSDPKALADYEVLELILGYVNVRRDNKPLAKELLSRFGSLRGTLLARMEELRDVPGFGPGAEEFVTLWREAWARFHEQPARDRTVLNAPDIVAEMARARIGAKEREEFWMALVDTRNRLIGWEQVSKGTVDQAAVYPREVLSVALRHKASGMILVHNHPSGDPRPSVEDVEFTRRIKSAAREIDLRLLDHLVVTESRFFSFQAEGMV; this is encoded by the coding sequence ATGCTTACTAAGAAGGAAACGCCGCACTATCTGGGTCACCGTCGCCGCCTCAAGGACCGGCTCGTCAGCGATCCCAAGGCCCTGGCGGACTACGAGGTGCTGGAGCTCATCCTTGGCTACGTCAACGTGCGACGCGACAACAAGCCTCTGGCCAAGGAGCTGCTCTCCCGCTTCGGCAGCCTGCGCGGCACGCTTTTGGCCCGGATGGAGGAATTGCGCGACGTGCCGGGGTTCGGTCCCGGGGCCGAGGAGTTCGTCACCTTGTGGCGCGAGGCCTGGGCCCGGTTCCACGAACAGCCGGCGCGCGACAGGACGGTGCTCAACGCGCCCGATATCGTGGCCGAGATGGCCCGGGCCCGGATCGGAGCCAAGGAACGCGAGGAGTTCTGGATGGCGCTTGTGGACACCAGAAACCGGCTTATCGGCTGGGAGCAGGTGAGCAAGGGCACCGTGGACCAGGCCGCGGTCTACCCGCGGGAGGTCTTAAGCGTGGCCCTTCGCCACAAGGCCAGCGGCATGATCCTCGTGCACAACCATCCAAGCGGCGATCCCCGGCCTTCGGTCGAGGACGTGGAGTTCACCCGGCGTATCAAGAGCGCGGCCCGGGAAATCGACCTGCGGCTGCTCGACCATCTGGTGGTCACGGAGAGCCGTTTTTTCAGTTTCCAGGCCGAAGGCATGGTCTGA
- a CDS encoding glycosyltransferase, with protein sequence MQSPSQPQGPVTIQDCLRCHCISRDPIIIIAYGNPMAPATMLAPFLADRRVYFILGNWWSYFDASLLCVTHKAYDIMRQCYPQHQYFFLTNDQEENSILDKYGMLGFFCHHNAFLDERLFRCLPGVPKDLDAIYTARLEKFKRHELARNIPSWGLLYFLPREKPRQQRAYLQRLRAMMPGMATLNHDPVTDAYRFLSPQETCRAYNRARVGLCLSSMEGGNYSTTEYMLCGLPVVSTPSKGGRAYFLDPEISRVASPSPEAVAAAVAELIALKIPPQEIRLRALLKLREQRSNFICLISSILQQEGKPAWRDEDFDRVFVHKMLTYPRSAAQFLADNGLLSA encoded by the coding sequence ATGCAGAGCCCGTCGCAGCCGCAAGGCCCGGTCACCATCCAGGATTGCTTGCGCTGTCATTGCATAAGCCGCGACCCCATCATCATCATCGCCTATGGGAATCCCATGGCCCCGGCGACCATGCTCGCCCCCTTTCTGGCCGATCGCAGGGTCTATTTTATTTTGGGCAACTGGTGGTCCTACTTCGACGCCAGCCTCTTGTGCGTGACGCACAAAGCCTACGACATCATGCGGCAGTGCTACCCGCAGCACCAATATTTCTTTTTGACCAACGACCAGGAAGAGAACAGCATTCTCGATAAATACGGGATGTTGGGTTTTTTTTGCCATCACAACGCGTTTTTGGATGAGCGTCTTTTTCGCTGCCTGCCCGGCGTGCCCAAGGATCTCGATGCGATCTATACGGCACGCCTGGAGAAGTTCAAACGCCATGAACTGGCCCGGAATATCCCTTCCTGGGGATTGCTGTATTTTCTGCCCAGGGAAAAGCCGAGGCAGCAGAGGGCCTATCTCCAGCGATTGCGCGCCATGATGCCGGGCATGGCGACGCTCAACCATGACCCGGTCACCGATGCCTATCGTTTTCTTTCTCCGCAGGAGACCTGCCGGGCCTACAATCGCGCCCGGGTGGGCCTTTGCCTGTCGTCCATGGAAGGGGGGAACTATTCCACGACGGAGTACATGCTGTGCGGCCTGCCCGTGGTGTCCACGCCGAGCAAGGGGGGACGGGCGTACTTTTTGGACCCGGAGATCAGCCGTGTGGCGTCGCCGTCTCCCGAGGCCGTTGCGGCGGCCGTGGCCGAGCTGATCGCCCTGAAGATTCCACCCCAGGAAATCCGCTTGCGCGCCTTGCTGAAATTGCGGGAACAGCGCAGCAATTTCATCTGCCTCATCAGCTCCATCCTGCAGCAGGAAGGCAAACCCGCCTGGCGCGACGAGGACTTCGACCGCGTGTTTGTGCACAAGATGCTGACCTACCCCCGCAGTGCGGCACAGTTCCTGGCCGACAACGGACTGCTGTCCGCCTGA
- a CDS encoding DNA polymerase III subunit delta, producing the protein MNRPGFSFLACPDPEIIRDRVDRLLAESGSGFTKTVFWGDEELGDPFWSALTVASLFSGRRALVLRRAEACPAEFWPKLASALRGFNDAVWPFFCLEGPFDRKGPKYPKGLVGQPYFKVAEKKKWLFVSPGLSRRDMGPRLSDWAGSRKLAFEPGVAEALAAALPLDLARADNELAKLELALGDRTVLTMADVCQVGGHEGMDGFAFLDALASGRDPSAVWREIGEKQLAGADMVFPFLGLLLYEARIMWRIAAGEAGDVRLPSFVLQKKQAMARRLGAVGLARIFEAAFAAESGIKSGARRPEQAMEYLTAELFRLFGGNARQTRPLSS; encoded by the coding sequence ATGAACCGCCCCGGCTTTTCCTTTCTGGCCTGTCCCGACCCGGAGATCATTCGTGACCGCGTGGACCGCTTGTTGGCCGAATCCGGCTCCGGGTTCACCAAGACGGTCTTCTGGGGCGACGAGGAGCTTGGCGATCCGTTCTGGAGCGCGCTCACCGTTGCCAGTCTTTTTTCCGGCCGCCGGGCCCTGGTGCTGCGCCGGGCCGAGGCCTGCCCGGCCGAATTCTGGCCCAAGCTGGCCTCGGCGCTTCGCGGCTTCAACGACGCGGTCTGGCCGTTTTTCTGCCTGGAAGGCCCCTTCGACCGCAAGGGGCCGAAGTATCCCAAGGGGCTTGTCGGCCAACCCTATTTCAAGGTGGCCGAAAAAAAGAAATGGCTTTTCGTCTCGCCGGGGCTTTCCCGCCGGGACATGGGGCCGCGTCTTTCCGACTGGGCGGGGAGCCGGAAGCTGGCTTTCGAGCCGGGGGTGGCCGAGGCGCTGGCCGCCGCCCTGCCCCTGGACCTCGCCCGGGCCGACAACGAACTGGCCAAGCTGGAGCTGGCCCTTGGCGACCGCACGGTCCTCACCATGGCCGACGTTTGCCAGGTCGGCGGTCACGAGGGCATGGACGGCTTCGCCTTTCTCGACGCCCTGGCCAGCGGGCGCGACCCGTCCGCCGTGTGGCGGGAGATCGGGGAAAAGCAGCTGGCCGGCGCGGACATGGTCTTTCCCTTCCTGGGCCTGCTGCTCTACGAAGCCAGGATCATGTGGCGCATCGCGGCGGGCGAGGCCGGCGACGTGCGCCTGCCGTCCTTTGTCCTGCAAAAAAAGCAGGCCATGGCCCGTCGCCTGGGCGCGGTCGGTCTGGCCCGCATTTTCGAGGCGGCTTTCGCCGCCGAATCCGGCATCAAATCCGGGGCCAGAAGGCCGGAACAAGCCATGGAATACCTGACCGCCGAACTTTTCCGCCTTTTCGGCGGCAATGCCCGGCAAACACGTCCGCTTTCGTCATGA
- a CDS encoding APC family permease: MSTHKNASLAHRVRRAVIGDSINLADQSIFHKLSLIAFFAWVGLGADGLSSSCYGPAEAYLALGKHTFLAVFVALGTALTIGVISAAYSQIIELFPTGGGGYIVASKLLSPTVGMVSGSALLIDYVLTITLSVASGADAVFSFLPAAWLPYRLEAAVVGVVLLILLNLRGVKESVMALVPIFMLFVVTHAVALGYGIFSHAGAMPAVAARMTQDVATADRELGLMGMFLLVLHAYSMGAGTYTGIEAVSNGLPILREPREKTGKRTMLYMALSLALTVIGIIACYLLFEVRPQEGKTLNAVLFGAVTAGWGPTLGGGFVLVTLVSEALLLFVAAQAGFVDGPRVLSNMAIDRWLPARFALLSDRLVTQNGILLMGAGALILMLVSHGSVDLLIVLYSINVFITFVLSQLGMVRHWWQVRGQRAPWKKGLLLNGLGLLLTAFILVMVTWVKFFEGGWVTLLITGVLAAAAWGIRRHYNRVGVKIRTLDVLRAVVDPQNPYTPPIPDNPASGAEPDPRAPTAVIFVNGFNGLGIHTLLSVVRLFGKDIANFVFVQIGVVDAAVFKGAAELARLKAGMERDLQTYVGLMRDRGYHAEAHWAVGTDIVQEILDLAPSLRERFPKAIFFGGQIVFEKETFLTRLLHNYVVFTLQRQLYRLGLPFMIMPVMLDRPDGGTVMAA; this comes from the coding sequence ATGTCCACGCACAAGAATGCCTCGCTGGCGCATCGCGTCCGCCGCGCCGTTATCGGCGATTCCATCAACCTGGCCGACCAGTCGATTTTCCACAAACTGTCGTTGATCGCCTTTTTCGCCTGGGTGGGACTCGGCGCGGACGGACTGTCCTCGTCCTGCTACGGTCCGGCCGAAGCCTATCTGGCCCTTGGCAAGCACACCTTTCTGGCCGTGTTCGTGGCCCTTGGCACGGCGCTGACCATCGGCGTCATAAGCGCCGCCTATTCCCAGATCATCGAGCTTTTCCCCACCGGGGGCGGCGGCTACATCGTGGCGAGCAAACTGCTTTCCCCGACGGTCGGCATGGTCTCGGGCAGCGCCCTTTTGATCGACTACGTGCTGACCATCACCCTGTCCGTGGCCAGCGGCGCGGACGCGGTCTTCAGCTTTCTGCCCGCCGCCTGGCTGCCCTACCGCCTGGAGGCGGCGGTCGTCGGCGTCGTGCTGCTGATTCTCCTGAACCTGCGCGGGGTCAAGGAATCGGTCATGGCCCTGGTGCCCATCTTCATGCTCTTCGTGGTCACCCACGCCGTGGCCCTCGGCTACGGCATCTTTTCCCACGCCGGAGCCATGCCGGCGGTGGCCGCGCGCATGACCCAGGACGTGGCCACGGCCGACAGGGAGCTCGGGCTCATGGGCATGTTTCTTCTGGTGCTCCACGCCTACAGCATGGGCGCGGGCACCTATACCGGCATCGAGGCCGTGTCCAACGGCCTGCCCATCCTGCGCGAACCCCGGGAGAAAACCGGCAAGCGGACCATGCTCTACATGGCCCTGTCCCTGGCCCTGACCGTGATCGGCATCATCGCCTGCTATCTGCTCTTCGAGGTGCGCCCCCAGGAAGGCAAGACGCTCAACGCCGTGCTGTTCGGGGCCGTGACCGCCGGCTGGGGCCCGACCCTTGGCGGCGGCTTCGTGCTCGTGACCCTCGTTTCCGAGGCGCTGCTGCTGTTCGTCGCCGCCCAGGCCGGTTTCGTCGACGGGCCGCGGGTGCTGTCCAACATGGCCATCGACCGCTGGCTGCCGGCCCGCTTCGCCCTGCTTTCCGACCGGCTCGTCACCCAGAACGGCATTTTGCTCATGGGCGCGGGAGCGCTTATCCTCATGCTCGTTTCCCACGGCTCGGTGGACCTGCTCATCGTGCTCTACAGCATCAACGTCTTCATCACCTTCGTTCTGTCCCAGCTCGGCATGGTGCGCCACTGGTGGCAGGTTCGCGGCCAGCGCGCCCCCTGGAAAAAGGGGCTCTTGTTAAACGGCCTGGGGCTGTTGCTCACGGCCTTCATCCTGGTCATGGTCACCTGGGTGAAGTTTTTCGAGGGCGGCTGGGTGACGCTGCTCATCACCGGCGTCCTGGCCGCCGCCGCCTGGGGCATCCGCCGCCATTACAACCGCGTGGGGGTCAAAATCCGCACCCTCGACGTGCTGCGCGCCGTGGTGGACCCGCAAAACCCCTACACCCCGCCCATTCCGGACAATCCCGCCTCCGGGGCCGAGCCGGACCCGCGCGCGCCCACGGCCGTCATCTTCGTCAACGGCTTCAACGGGCTCGGCATCCACACCCTGCTCTCCGTGGTCCGGCTTTTCGGCAAGGACATCGCCAACTTCGTCTTCGTGCAGATCGGCGTGGTGGACGCGGCGGTTTTCAAGGGCGCGGCCGAACTGGCGCGGCTCAAGGCCGGCATGGAGCGCGACCTGCAAACCTATGTCGGGCTCATGCGGGACAGGGGCTACCACGCCGAGGCGCATTGGGCCGTGGGCACGGACATCGTCCAGGAGATCCTCGACCTGGCCCCGTCGCTTCGCGAACGCTTTCCCAAGGCCATTTTCTTCGGCGGCCAGATC
- a CDS encoding cache domain-containing protein, producing the protein MRIGITPKIVVLVVSAVIIASIAVFVSGRMAFERGFTKEYDQTIEAFKNVGADSILTLRTQLRTLAKTQAVRPNVIAGISGGDVSLLSRLARDLVAAGQVKAVLFTDAAGTVLSAVGAVEGLPEALAKRDAKLRGGEETIGFVPVGEKRLPLVATAPVRKDGALVGNVGVVAEPAADNAWVDHMRKTLGVEATIFSGATRISSTIMDGGHRVIGTTTTDAQVNREVLGQGKPVFRELTLFGRPFVSVYWPLTDADGRPVGIGFVGKGMHELAAALAAVNRSAGLAAGAVVLVLAGLGFFFSRRFTRPIQALAAFSEAVAAGQLDAELTITQNDEVGDLSKALHSMVGTLRTKIGEAEAATQKAREESDKARSAQATAEEARQKGEAARREGILHAAARLGEVVTIVERATDALRGRIEQSRQGSDIQSQRVGETATSMEEMNATVLEVAQNASQAAATADQAKGKAEGGAAIVSEAMDRIAAVRDQTLTLKHDMGQLGEQAQGIGAIIGVINDIADQTNLLALNAAIEAARAGEAGRGFAVVADEVRKLAEKTMSATKEVSEAIHGIQQGTRTNVDNMERAVAETAEATVKAQESGEALGAIVTLVESAADQVRAIATATEEQSSATEEINRSIVEVNAISSETSQSMTEAEKAVSELAEQATAMVELIESMQREAAGDAAAALPV; encoded by the coding sequence ATGCGCATCGGCATCACCCCGAAAATCGTCGTTCTCGTCGTTTCCGCCGTCATCATCGCCAGCATCGCCGTGTTCGTCTCCGGGCGCATGGCCTTCGAACGCGGTTTCACCAAGGAATACGACCAGACCATCGAAGCATTCAAAAACGTCGGCGCGGACAGCATCCTCACGCTGCGCACGCAGTTGCGGACCCTGGCCAAGACCCAGGCCGTGCGGCCGAACGTCATTGCCGGCATAAGCGGCGGCGACGTGTCCCTGCTCTCCCGGCTGGCCCGGGACCTCGTCGCGGCCGGACAGGTCAAGGCCGTCCTTTTTACCGATGCCGCCGGCACGGTGCTTAGCGCCGTCGGGGCCGTCGAGGGCCTGCCCGAAGCCCTGGCCAAGCGCGATGCCAAGCTGCGGGGCGGCGAGGAAACGATCGGATTCGTGCCTGTGGGCGAAAAGCGCCTGCCCCTCGTGGCCACGGCCCCGGTCCGCAAGGACGGCGCCCTCGTCGGCAATGTCGGCGTGGTGGCGGAACCGGCGGCGGACAATGCCTGGGTCGACCACATGCGAAAGACGCTCGGCGTCGAGGCCACCATCTTTTCCGGGGCGACCCGCATCTCCTCGACCATCATGGACGGCGGGCACCGGGTCATCGGCACCACCACCACCGACGCCCAGGTCAACCGGGAGGTCCTCGGGCAGGGCAAACCCGTCTTCCGCGAGCTGACCCTTTTCGGCCGGCCCTTCGTGTCCGTCTACTGGCCCCTTACGGACGCGGACGGCAGACCCGTCGGCATCGGGTTCGTGGGCAAGGGGATGCACGAACTGGCGGCCGCCCTGGCGGCGGTCAACAGATCCGCCGGGCTTGCCGCCGGGGCGGTGGTACTCGTGCTGGCCGGACTGGGCTTCTTCTTTTCCCGGCGCTTCACCCGTCCCATCCAGGCCTTGGCCGCCTTTTCCGAGGCGGTTGCGGCCGGTCAGCTCGACGCGGAGCTGACCATCACCCAAAACGACGAGGTGGGCGATCTGTCCAAGGCGCTCCACAGCATGGTGGGCACGCTTCGGACCAAGATCGGCGAAGCCGAGGCGGCAACGCAAAAGGCCAGGGAGGAATCGGACAAGGCCCGGTCCGCCCAGGCCACCGCCGAGGAAGCGCGGCAGAAGGGCGAGGCGGCCCGGCGCGAGGGCATTCTCCACGCGGCCGCACGCCTGGGCGAGGTCGTGACGATAGTGGAACGCGCCACGGACGCCCTGCGCGGCCGCATCGAACAGTCGCGCCAGGGCTCGGACATCCAGTCCCAACGCGTGGGTGAGACGGCCACGTCCATGGAAGAAATGAACGCCACGGTCCTCGAGGTGGCCCAGAACGCCTCCCAGGCCGCCGCAACGGCCGACCAGGCCAAGGGCAAGGCCGAAGGCGGCGCGGCGATCGTTTCCGAAGCCATGGACCGCATCGCGGCGGTACGGGACCAGACCCTGACCCTCAAGCACGATATGGGGCAGCTCGGCGAACAGGCCCAGGGCATCGGGGCCATCATCGGGGTGATCAACGACATCGCCGACCAGACGAACCTGCTGGCCCTCAATGCCGCCATCGAGGCCGCCCGGGCCGGCGAGGCCGGGCGCGGTTTCGCCGTGGTCGCCGACGAGGTGCGAAAGCTCGCGGAAAAGACCATGAGCGCCACGAAGGAGGTCAGCGAGGCCATCCACGGCATCCAGCAGGGCACGCGCACCAACGTGGACAACATGGAGCGCGCGGTGGCGGAAACCGCCGAGGCCACGGTCAAGGCCCAGGAATCGGGAGAGGCCCTCGGCGCCATCGTCACCCTGGTGGAATCCGCCGCGGATCAGGTGCGGGCCATCGCCACGGCCACCGAGGAGCAGTCCTCGGCCACGGAGGAGATCAACCGCTCCATCGTCGAGGTCAACGCCATCTCGTCCGAAACGAGCCAGTCCATGACCGAAGCGGAAAAGGCCGTCAGCGAACTGGCCGAACAGGCGACCGCCATGGTGGAACTGATCGAATCCATGCAGCGCGAAGCCGCCGGCGACGCCGCGGCAGCGTTGCCGGTGTAG
- a CDS encoding acylphosphatase encodes MTPSLHATVSGKVQGVYFRAWVFDQAKSLGLSGWVRNLRDGQVEILAQGEAPALAALKERLPGGSPLSRVESVTAEMIDYDKAYDGFEIRG; translated from the coding sequence ATGACGCCTAGTCTGCATGCCACCGTGTCCGGCAAGGTTCAGGGGGTGTATTTTCGGGCCTGGGTGTTCGACCAGGCCAAGAGCCTGGGGCTTTCCGGCTGGGTGCGCAACCTGCGCGACGGCCAGGTGGAAATCCTGGCCCAGGGCGAAGCGCCCGCGCTTGCCGCCCTGAAGGAACGCCTGCCCGGCGGATCGCCCCTGTCCCGGGTGGAGTCGGTCACGGCCGAGATGATCGACTACGACAAGGCCTACGACGGCTTCGAGATCCGCGGCTAG